In Halobacteria archaeon AArc-dxtr1, the sequence AAACTCGGCAAACTCGTCGACGACATCGAGGACCTGCTCTCGCGGGGCAAAGAGGTCGTTCTCGTCTCCTCGGGGGCGATCGGTGCCGGGACGGGACGGATCGCAGAGTCGACCGAGACCGTCGAGGAGTCTCAGGCGCTGTCGACGGTGGGACAGAGCCACCTCATGCACCGCTACACCGAGAGCTTCGAACGCTACGACCGGAAGGTCGCCCAGTTGCTCCTGACCCAGCACGATCTCGAAAATCCCGAGCGCTTTACGAACTTTCGCAACACCGTCGAGACGCTGCTCGAGTGGGGCGTCGTCCCGATCATCAACGAGAACGACGCGGTCGCGACCGCCGAAATTCGCATCGGGGACAACGACATGCTCTCGTCCTCCGCGGCGATCGGCGTCGACGCCGACCTGTTGGTGACGCTGACCGACGTCGGCGGCGTCTACACCGGCAACCCAAAGCGCGACGAGGACGCCGAACTGATCGAAGCGGTCGGACACAACTACGACACGGTCGAAGAAATCGTCGCCGGGGGAAGCGCCGAAGGCGTCGGCTTCGGCGGCATCGAGACGAAAGTCGCCGGCGCCCGCGACGTCAGCGAGTACGGCGTTCCGGCAATCATCGCGAAGTCCACCGAGCCCGGCGTGCTCGAACGAATCGCCACCGCCAAATCCGTGGGAACCATATTCGTTCCTATCAACGGCGTAACCGACGACTGAACCCGCGTCTTACGGTAAATACCATCCAAAGCCATGACGAACATCGAAACCGAACGGAAGGTCGAAGCAGCACAGACCGCAGCCTTACAGCTCGCACAGCTGTCCGACGAGGAGCGACAGGCGGCGCTTTACGACGTCGCCGATGCACTCGAGGCGCGAACCGACGAGATCCTCGCGGCGAACGAGGACGACGTCGAAGCCGCCGAGGAACTGCTCGCAGAGGGCGAGTACACCCAGGCGTTCGTCGACCGACTCACCCTTTCGGAGTCAAAGATCGAGAGCATCGCGGAGATGGTCCGCAGCGTCGCCGAGCAGGACGACCCACTCGGGAAAACCCTCGAGTCACGCCGACTCGACGAGGGACTCGAACTCTACAAAGTCGCCGTCCCGATCGGCGTCGTCGGCGCCGTTTTCGAGTCCCGCCCCGACGCGCTGGTCCAGATCGCCGCACTCGGACTCAAGTCCGGCAATTCGGTCATCCTGAAAGGTGGCAGCGAGGCGCTGCACTCGAATCGGACGCTGTTCGAGATCATTCGGGAAGCGACCGCGGACGTCCCCGACGGCTGGGCCCAGCAGATCGAGGCCCGTGAGGATGTCGACACCCTCCTCGAGATGGACGGGGCGGTCGACCTGCTCATGCCCCGTGGCAGCTCTGCGTTCGTTGAGTACATCCAGGACAACACGAGCATTCCCGTTCTCGGCCACACGGAGGGGATCTGTCACGTCTACGTCGACGAAGCCGCAGATCTCTCGAT encodes:
- a CDS encoding glutamate-5-semialdehyde dehydrogenase, which translates into the protein MTNIETERKVEAAQTAALQLAQLSDEERQAALYDVADALEARTDEILAANEDDVEAAEELLAEGEYTQAFVDRLTLSESKIESIAEMVRSVAEQDDPLGKTLESRRLDEGLELYKVAVPIGVVGAVFESRPDALVQIAALGLKSGNSVILKGGSEALHSNRTLFEIIREATADVPDGWAQQIEAREDVDTLLEMDGAVDLLMPRGSSAFVEYIQDNTSIPVLGHTEGICHVYVDEAADLSMAEEIAYDAKVQYPAVCNAVETLLVNEAVAEEFLPAIVDRYEGADVEVRGDEATREIVDVEAATEADWDTEYGDLIVSVRVIDSMDAAIEHITTHGSKHTESIVTEDADRAGTFMRSLDSASVFHNASTRFADGYRYGLGAEVGISTGKIHARGPVGLQGLTTYKYHLEGDGHLVATYAGEDAKPYLHEEFDGEWAPGRLSQE
- the proB gene encoding glutamate 5-kinase, which translates into the protein MVEPVPEAEVAAARKLAADAQRVVVKAGTNSLTDDESNLDEEKLGKLVDDIEDLLSRGKEVVLVSSGAIGAGTGRIAESTETVEESQALSTVGQSHLMHRYTESFERYDRKVAQLLLTQHDLENPERFTNFRNTVETLLEWGVVPIINENDAVATAEIRIGDNDMLSSSAAIGVDADLLVTLTDVGGVYTGNPKRDEDAELIEAVGHNYDTVEEIVAGGSAEGVGFGGIETKVAGARDVSEYGVPAIIAKSTEPGVLERIATAKSVGTIFVPINGVTDD